The proteins below are encoded in one region of Flammeovirga kamogawensis:
- a CDS encoding glycoside hydrolase family 71/99 protein, translating to MNIFKLLSTTATIYFILLFQVSAQNEIEITGKQFFPEKVVMALAHPYFNYSGDYAYLKGMRYETTFGLNEDELNGKYRTAVPQVSVMSNPMETEDAFAYEMKAAKLMGIDGFKFEFRPLNNDFYLRRFKKIITTYIKVAEEREIDFKFSLTIVMDRKASISADELLSKTKSSLTEIITLADLSDKWLRTGNDKIIIFTKGTQKVIDEGLSKNYSKNFVNNPDLMKRVAEQYAYLKDGMPDDLAFVYQSSALANNHLTNLILDYFPAVYSLKGIQSYKKGVEAIRKVCKNRGRAYIQCAFADQQGVQMFRRTDKAKLTEGSSIAKSTEVGDAFVKANNHKLTSTFRTMMGKSVEHNADMIFIDSWNYFDDGSHFAPELHHGYGLGLLLKYYKNVWKGNPNPIDEELVITSYKSNDILDLHKNKGVDVFLINKFHKREALDSIEVVTLLKTEAEVYCNNTYLGFAPAGLHAFYIKKEKGNVSIEVKRDRETIIAYDTPKEIALSSDKTDYLTYIFTNFDRSYASLFQNLILDVEMQKMRKRFLISGTQQLEWKLAAGECFYNNLEAMLSYGHDSGKYIATKEKNYKKYKLQIKNILSGMDYNIWLELEESAKNNQGILSLEDEGNGVLKGYNILEATQSLR from the coding sequence ATGAACATTTTTAAACTACTATCTACCACAGCAACTATTTATTTCATTTTGTTATTCCAAGTTTCTGCACAAAATGAAATAGAAATAACAGGTAAACAATTCTTTCCAGAAAAAGTGGTAATGGCTTTAGCACACCCTTATTTTAATTATAGTGGAGACTATGCTTACCTTAAAGGAATGCGTTATGAAACAACATTTGGTTTAAACGAAGATGAGCTTAATGGAAAGTACAGAACTGCAGTACCTCAGGTTTCTGTAATGAGTAACCCTATGGAAACAGAAGATGCTTTTGCGTATGAAATGAAAGCTGCAAAATTAATGGGGATAGATGGTTTTAAATTTGAATTCAGACCGCTGAATAATGATTTTTACCTTCGTAGATTTAAAAAAATTATAACTACTTATATTAAGGTTGCAGAAGAAAGAGAAATAGATTTTAAGTTCTCTCTTACAATTGTAATGGATAGAAAAGCATCTATTTCTGCAGATGAGCTTTTATCTAAGACAAAGAGCAGTTTAACTGAAATTATAACTCTTGCAGATTTGTCTGATAAATGGTTGAGAACCGGTAACGATAAAATAATAATTTTTACTAAAGGAACGCAAAAAGTTATTGATGAGGGATTAAGTAAAAATTACTCTAAAAATTTTGTGAATAACCCAGATTTAATGAAAAGGGTTGCTGAACAATATGCGTATTTAAAAGATGGTATGCCTGATGATTTAGCTTTTGTATACCAAAGTAGTGCATTAGCAAATAACCACCTTACAAATTTAATTCTTGACTATTTCCCAGCTGTATATAGTTTAAAAGGAATTCAGTCTTATAAAAAAGGAGTTGAAGCAATTAGAAAAGTTTGTAAAAACAGAGGAAGAGCATACATACAATGTGCCTTTGCAGACCAACAAGGTGTACAAATGTTTAGAAGAACCGATAAAGCAAAACTTACAGAAGGATCTAGTATTGCAAAATCAACAGAAGTAGGAGATGCATTTGTAAAAGCAAATAACCATAAACTTACTTCAACATTTAGAACTATGATGGGGAAATCTGTAGAGCATAATGCAGATATGATATTTATTGATTCATGGAATTATTTTGATGATGGTTCTCATTTTGCTCCAGAATTACATCATGGTTATGGATTAGGTTTACTGTTGAAATATTATAAAAATGTTTGGAAAGGAAATCCAAACCCAATTGATGAAGAGTTAGTAATTACATCTTACAAGAGTAACGATATTTTAGATTTACATAAAAATAAAGGGGTTGATGTATTTTTAATCAATAAATTCCATAAAAGAGAAGCTCTTGATAGCATAGAAGTTGTTACGTTATTAAAAACAGAAGCAGAAGTGTATTGTAATAATACATATTTAGGGTTTGCACCTGCTGGATTACATGCATTTTATATCAAAAAAGAAAAAGGAAATGTATCAATAGAAGTTAAAAGAGATAGAGAAACAATTATTGCTTATGATACCCCTAAAGAAATTGCTTTAAGTTCTGATAAAACAGATTACTTAACATATATATTTACAAATTTTGATAGATCTTATGCTAGCTTATTTCAAAATTTAATTCTTGATGTAGAAATGCAAAAAATGAGAAAACGATTCTTGATCTCAGGAACACAACAACTTGAATGGAAGTTAGCTGCTGGAGAATGTTTTTATAATAACCTAGAAGCGATGTTAAGTTACGGACATGATTCTGGAAAATATATTGCAACAAAGGAAAAGAATTACAAGAAATATAAACTTCAGATTAAGAATATTCTTTCTGGAATGGATTATAATATATGGTTGGAATTAGAAGAAAGTGCTAAAAATAATCAAGGTATCTTATCTTTAGAAGATGAAGGAAACGGAGTTCTGAAAGGGTATAATATCTTAGAGGCTACTCAATCATTAAGATAA
- a CDS encoding helix-turn-helix transcriptional regulator translates to MLKGKIQDYNQHKQWLKDFFNGEFIHPNFLNVDSDNGVGFIFFYKIHPGIYFMVFNIEAKVDIPFTVDYSSSLYFDYIASFFNADIVFEGENNEEIRSNGFYTCTKDTIINSNVKAGQLIKHINIFYSKDTLREIDDVEISEYYLNRSSFFHFFEERNDIKAFKMSLTEIIKYSTILKTKILPVKMQELYYMFLNGIKKVDLSTTAHNHKITEEQLIALFNIRQGILENLNKRPDVGDLVSKSGIDKTLIQQLFHEVFGHTIYNFYMVNRMERVKNILLKGKLSMSEIAEKFGFSHVQHFSSTFKKYFDESPSRYQKLNK, encoded by the coding sequence ATGCTAAAAGGTAAAATACAAGACTACAATCAACATAAACAGTGGCTAAAAGATTTTTTTAATGGAGAGTTTATACACCCTAATTTTTTAAATGTTGATAGTGACAATGGAGTAGGCTTTATTTTTTTTTATAAAATACACCCAGGTATCTATTTTATGGTTTTTAATATAGAAGCTAAAGTAGATATTCCATTTACTGTAGATTACAGTTCGTCTTTATATTTTGATTATATCGCTTCATTTTTTAATGCTGATATTGTTTTTGAAGGAGAAAATAATGAAGAAATAAGATCAAATGGTTTTTATACTTGTACAAAAGATACAATTATAAATAGTAATGTGAAGGCGGGGCAACTGATAAAACACATTAATATTTTTTATTCAAAAGATACACTAAGAGAAATCGATGATGTAGAAATAAGTGAGTATTACCTAAACAGATCATCTTTTTTCCATTTCTTTGAAGAACGAAATGATATTAAGGCTTTTAAAATGAGTCTTACTGAAATTATAAAATACTCAACCATTTTAAAAACAAAAATATTGCCTGTAAAAATGCAAGAGTTGTATTATATGTTTTTAAATGGAATTAAAAAAGTTGATCTATCTACAACGGCTCACAATCATAAAATTACTGAGGAACAACTCATTGCCTTATTTAATATTCGTCAGGGAATCCTTGAAAATTTAAACAAACGCCCTGATGTTGGCGATCTGGTTTCTAAATCAGGGATAGATAAAACATTAATACAACAATTATTTCATGAAGTATTCGGTCATACTATTTACAATTTCTATATGGTGAATAGAATGGAAAGAGTTAAGAATATTTTATTAAAAGGAAAATTGAGTATGTCTGAAATTGCTGAAAAATTTGGATTTAGTCATGTACAACATTTTTCTAGTACATTTAAAAAATATTTTGATGAATCGCCTAGTAGATACCAAAAGTTGAATAAATAA